In a genomic window of Alcanivorax sp.:
- a CDS encoding DUF1826 domain-containing protein produces MMGAKTLPKAYAAPGLVMRDDAGVLADVMLDPVQVAVWDRHSPLDQQVVQLACREKLAVKSWLDVADLPASMMRSLPGDDFAPLREDLALLADMMACLFGATGVGLRVTALEKPMCPRFHVDRIPVRLLCTYGGPGSQWLPAPSVPAGLLVPGVEQKGRYAADSVQQLEAGQVALFKGDTWRDNPGTGVVHRSPPVSPGQQRLLVTLDI; encoded by the coding sequence ATGATGGGTGCAAAGACATTGCCCAAGGCCTATGCCGCACCGGGCCTGGTGATGCGCGATGACGCCGGGGTGCTCGCCGATGTGATGTTGGACCCGGTGCAGGTGGCGGTGTGGGATCGCCATAGCCCGCTGGATCAGCAGGTCGTGCAACTGGCCTGCAGGGAGAAACTGGCGGTAAAAAGCTGGCTGGATGTGGCCGATCTGCCAGCCTCCATGATGCGTTCCCTGCCAGGGGATGATTTCGCGCCACTGCGTGAGGACCTGGCGTTGCTGGCGGACATGATGGCTTGTCTGTTCGGTGCCACTGGTGTGGGGCTGCGGGTGACGGCCCTGGAAAAGCCCATGTGCCCGCGCTTCCATGTGGATCGTATTCCCGTGCGCCTGCTGTGTACCTATGGCGGCCCGGGTAGCCAGTGGCTGCCGGCCCCGTCGGTGCCTGCCGGTCTGCTGGTGCCGGGTGTTGAGCAGAAGGGCCGCTATGCGGCTGATAGCGTGCAACAACTGGAGGCCGGCCAGGTAGCCCTGTTCAAAGGCGACACCTGGCGGGATAATCCGGGCACGGGCGTGGTCCACCGGTCCCCGCCCGTGTCTCCCGGTCAGCAACGCCTGCTGGTCACACTGGATATATAG